One window of the Candidatus Zixiibacteriota bacterium genome contains the following:
- a CDS encoding trypsin-like peptidase domain-containing protein, with amino-acid sequence MRAGIFGARRRFVSSVLFAILYIFVGIIIASMIDLPAKPVAENRTDFNTQDSTSDRPVDFSTPFIEVVSKARDAVVNITAESERRGYGIDEYFRFFGLQHPRTQKSFGTGFIFREDGYILTNNHVISGSDRVQVTTSDNAVYEAEVIGNDPETDLAVLKIKPRSDLPVIPFGHSKDLQIGEWVVAIGNPFPQTGLDRTVTAGVVSATGRRNFRFADGNVIYQDYIQTDATINPGNSGGPLLNLKGEAIGVNAAISSPTGVSVGIGFAIPIDFARAIVPDLIAHGNVSRGWLGVSAIDVPYEMAEELNIEGQAVMFEQVLRNSPASRAGLKPRDILVKFDGHSIKNSDDFSFQVASTPIGDTVDLELVRNGEPLNLKALIGNRNLALQTVNSPRQQPYSEDYWLGMEVADCSPQVANQLGVDCPPSGGVIVTNVAVGSPAYNRNIVPGVVIVEIDRFEINDIRDYREAVDKLTDRKKSISFIIYDTEGNTRWVGIRPNR; translated from the coding sequence TTGAGAGCGGGGATTTTTGGCGCCAGAAGGCGCTTTGTTTCTTCAGTGCTGTTTGCCATATTGTATATTTTCGTCGGCATCATCATCGCTTCAATGATTGATCTGCCGGCAAAACCGGTGGCCGAGAACAGAACCGATTTTAACACTCAGGATTCAACTTCCGACCGTCCGGTTGATTTTTCGACTCCTTTTATCGAAGTTGTCTCAAAGGCTCGCGATGCGGTAGTGAATATTACGGCGGAATCCGAACGTCGCGGATATGGAATCGATGAATATTTCCGATTTTTTGGACTGCAACATCCCCGGACGCAAAAATCTTTTGGAACCGGATTTATCTTCCGGGAAGATGGCTATATCCTGACAAATAATCATGTCATCTCCGGCTCCGACCGAGTTCAGGTAACCACTTCGGACAATGCCGTTTATGAGGCTGAAGTGATCGGAAACGATCCCGAAACCGATTTAGCCGTTTTGAAAATTAAGCCTCGCAGCGACTTGCCGGTAATTCCATTCGGACATTCTAAAGATTTGCAAATCGGAGAATGGGTTGTCGCTATTGGTAATCCCTTCCCTCAGACAGGGCTTGACAGGACCGTCACCGCCGGAGTCGTATCGGCGACCGGGCGGCGCAACTTTCGCTTTGCCGACGGCAATGTCATTTACCAGGACTATATTCAAACCGACGCCACAATTAATCCCGGAAACTCGGGCGGGCCGCTTCTAAATCTTAAGGGAGAAGCTATTGGAGTTAACGCCGCGATCTCGTCCCCAACGGGGGTTTCGGTCGGTATCGGATTTGCGATCCCTATCGATTTCGCACGAGCCATCGTTCCTGATTTAATCGCTCACGGAAACGTCTCGCGCGGATGGCTGGGTGTCAGCGCCATTGACGTCCCTTATGAAATGGCGGAAGAACTGAATATTGAAGGACAGGCGGTGATGTTTGAGCAGGTTCTACGCAACTCGCCGGCATCAAGAGCGGGTTTGAAACCACGGGATATTCTGGTAAAATTCGACGGACATTCGATTAAAAATTCCGATGATTTCAGTTTCCAGGTCGCCAGTACTCCCATCGGCGATACGGTTGACCTGGAATTAGTGCGAAACGGCGAACCATTAAATCTCAAAGCTTTGATCGGCAATAGAAACCTTGCCCTTCAAACGGTTAATTCACCGCGCCAGCAGCCTTATTCCGAAGATTACTGGCTGGGCATGGAAGTTGCTGATTGTTCGCCCCAAGTTGCCAATCAACTCGGCGTTGATTGTCCTCCGTCGGGAGGGGTAATCGTGACCAATGTAGCCGTTGGTTCACCGGCCTACAACAGAAACATCGTTCCCGGCGTAGTTATAGTAGAGATCGACAGATTTGAGATAAACGATATT
- a CDS encoding hemolysin family protein — MLELLFYIIGSGILLFLGYLVSVYTNAIYIDPDEVKEIFPEISDRKRQRLEKFISNPRVFFQIGRLIRVSVSILLGAVAILTVLDLEQLNLMPSFGLYVIIIPLFWILTATFFIYLPRRITIEQAHSKLIRFLPLMNLIYILFSPAIRVLSRISPSDQPEDITEEQKDDIVERAIETLAESAGISSPIIEEDEKEMIHQIFQLDVTEAEEIMIPRVYITGIEINATLGEIQKTVGEFGYSRYPVYKESIDNIIGVLYVKDLLLLNESARKNFTLKDHIRQPLVIGEHRKIDELLAEFRKAKTHLAIVIDEFGGVSGLVTLEDILEEIVGEIEDEHDPEHVRDIVRLDNGNLEVSGTCPLEDLADELEIELQQKDFETVGGMIYDEVGSVPSEGASLHWKNCKLTVTQLDGQRIVRVLVIPSHSTGQ, encoded by the coding sequence ATGCTTGAATTATTATTCTATATAATTGGTTCTGGTATTTTGCTATTTTTGGGCTATCTGGTTTCGGTTTATACGAACGCCATCTATATCGATCCCGATGAGGTCAAAGAGATATTTCCTGAAATTTCAGACCGCAAACGGCAACGACTGGAGAAATTTATCTCCAATCCCAGGGTCTTTTTTCAAATTGGCAGACTGATACGCGTTTCGGTTTCAATCCTTTTGGGAGCTGTTGCTATTCTGACGGTTTTGGATCTGGAGCAGCTAAATCTTATGCCTTCTTTTGGTCTTTATGTCATCATAATTCCATTATTCTGGATATTGACGGCGACGTTTTTTATATATTTGCCCCGCAGAATTACCATTGAGCAAGCCCACAGCAAGCTAATCCGCTTTCTTCCTTTAATGAATCTAATTTACATCCTGTTCTCACCCGCTATCAGAGTTTTATCGAGAATCTCTCCTTCGGATCAGCCCGAAGACATTACTGAAGAGCAAAAAGATGATATCGTCGAAAGAGCCATCGAAACCCTCGCCGAATCAGCCGGGATTTCTTCGCCAATCATTGAAGAAGACGAGAAGGAGATGATTCATCAGATTTTCCAGCTTGACGTAACCGAGGCTGAAGAGATTATGATTCCCCGCGTTTATATCACCGGAATTGAGATAAACGCTACGCTTGGCGAAATACAAAAAACCGTCGGAGAATTCGGATATTCTCGTTATCCCGTTTACAAGGAATCGATTGACAATATCATCGGGGTGCTATATGTTAAAGACCTGCTCCTCCTGAATGAGTCGGCCAGAAAGAATTTCACATTAAAAGACCATATTCGCCAGCCTTTGGTTATCGGTGAGCACAGGAAAATCGACGAGCTTCTGGCTGAATTTAGAAAAGCAAAGACCCATCTGGCTATCGTTATTGACGAATTTGGGGGAGTTTCCGGTCTTGTCACGCTGGAAGATATCCTTGAGGAAATTGTCGGTGAAATCGAAGACGAGCACGATCCTGAACACGTACGCGATATTGTCAGATTGGACAACGGAAACCTCGAAGTTTCCGGTACCTGTCCACTGGAAGACCTCGCCGATGAACTCGAAATTGAGCTGCAACAGAAAGATTTTGAGACCGTCGGGGGAATGATTTACGATGAGGTCGGCTCGGTTCCCTCAGAAGGCGCTTCGCTCCACTGGAAGAACTGCAAACTCACCGTAACGCAACTCGACGGCCAAAGAATTGTTAGAGTTTTGGTCATTCCCAGTCATTCCACGGGCCAATAA
- the ybeY gene encoding rRNA maturation RNase YbeY, producing MDESRLFSNQRGRLPRKESIALADYIIRKEKVKLPVNIIFTDDAYITELNSRFRQKHQPTDVLSFNSDPELEILGEIYVSIDTARRQANDYCVPLRNEILRLVCHGVLHLCGYEHSKKADRENMRNFEDKYLSKFTELKNA from the coding sequence ATGGACGAAAGTCGATTATTTTCCAATCAGCGCGGCCGACTCCCCCGAAAGGAATCAATTGCCCTGGCTGATTATATCATTCGCAAAGAAAAAGTAAAACTCCCGGTTAATATAATTTTCACCGATGACGCATATATTACCGAACTCAACTCCCGGTTCCGACAAAAACACCAACCCACCGATGTATTATCATTCAATTCTGACCCGGAACTGGAAATATTGGGCGAAATTTACGTTTCCATTGATACTGCCCGGCGACAGGCAAACGACTATTGCGTCCCTTTGAGAAATGAAATCCTGCGCCTGGTTTGTCACGGCGTTTTACATTTATGCGGTTATGAGCATTCAAAAAAGGCTGATAGAGAAAACATGAGAAACTTTGAAGATAAGTATTTATCCAAATTCACCGAGTTGAAAAATGCTTGA
- a CDS encoding HDIG domain-containing metalloprotein yields the protein MRIPLLKLKRVIKRTFKVKEEIDMVAAQKRSRLLVKFLMGIISIILITLLYPLKDMRGPLDVPIEGEIALDNIIADFSFDIQKDRAQLEEERTLAIRSTPLFFNYREEVASNSKRDLNLLFIMADSLKSLPDLSIDSTIKILTEDFSFIPSRWLESLVNHDDPLKFAGLLDTILTDSIYYYGVINDRATMPPSEFNSIIMKKPGRYLLMIRNQLIDLQGAYNKLLETMTNYPDISDQELETLYQISRHFILPNASFNAETTNAARDSSVANISTIEKHVSSGDLIIRRGVRVDASQAGILDAYALELQKQAAERGWFQAILPILSRLVLVFSVILLLYLFFYHFRPDVYWSNNKMLAVLIIIGLELFLVNFVGVRLVPSVYLYPIAILSILISVLFDARLGILVTLLVALLLGILNRFNFSITLITAIAGCVACFSAGEVRRRSEFYRIIITLSLSYAIIAAVVESLKLSPAEDLWTNVGYGLANGLIAPLLTIGILPFFESLFGFSTNITLLELADLNQPLLKRLAMEAPGTYHHSIIVGNLGEAAAKDIGANPLLARVGAYYHDIGKMDIPEYFVENQLGIKSKHDSLNPTMSALVLASHVKKGRLFGEEAGLPDAVLSFIDEHHGTTQMSYFYNKAREMDLPIDSDDDFRYPGPKPQSKETAIIMLADSTEAASRTLDNPTSARIKNLIQKLINNKFTSGELTQCELTLKDLNDIREAFVKILIGVFHHRIPYPKKEGEEVE from the coding sequence ATGAGAATACCGCTCCTAAAACTTAAGCGTGTTATAAAGCGCACTTTTAAGGTCAAAGAGGAAATTGACATGGTTGCGGCTCAGAAACGCAGCCGCCTGCTGGTCAAATTCCTCATGGGTATTATCTCGATTATTCTCATCACTTTGCTTTATCCTTTAAAAGACATGCGCGGTCCGCTCGATGTCCCGATTGAAGGGGAAATTGCCCTCGATAATATTATTGCGGATTTCTCGTTTGATATTCAGAAAGATCGCGCCCAGCTTGAAGAGGAACGAACGCTGGCTATTCGCAGTACACCGCTGTTTTTTAATTACCGAGAAGAAGTCGCGAGTAACAGCAAAAGGGATCTTAATCTCTTGTTTATTATGGCTGACTCTTTGAAGTCTTTGCCGGACCTATCTATCGATTCAACCATAAAAATCCTGACCGAGGATTTTTCCTTTATTCCATCAAGATGGCTGGAGAGTTTAGTAAATCACGATGATCCGCTAAAATTCGCGGGATTGCTTGACACAATATTAACCGACAGCATTTATTATTATGGAGTGATAAATGATCGCGCGACTATGCCTCCGTCCGAATTCAATTCAATTATTATGAAAAAGCCCGGACGGTATCTTCTGATGATTCGCAATCAGTTGATTGATCTTCAGGGCGCCTATAATAAGTTATTGGAAACAATGACTAATTATCCCGATATATCCGACCAGGAACTGGAAACGCTGTATCAAATAAGTCGCCATTTTATATTGCCAAATGCCAGCTTCAACGCGGAAACGACCAATGCCGCCCGGGATAGTTCGGTGGCGAATATATCAACCATCGAAAAGCATGTTTCTAGTGGGGATTTAATTATTAGACGCGGCGTTAGGGTTGATGCCTCCCAAGCCGGTATATTGGATGCCTACGCCCTGGAACTTCAAAAACAGGCGGCCGAAAGAGGCTGGTTCCAAGCCATATTGCCGATTTTATCAAGGCTGGTTTTGGTCTTTTCGGTCATTCTTCTGCTCTACTTATTCTTTTACCATTTCCGTCCCGATGTCTATTGGTCAAATAATAAGATGCTGGCGGTTTTGATTATAATCGGCCTGGAACTTTTTCTTGTAAATTTCGTTGGTGTGCGATTGGTTCCGTCGGTCTATCTCTACCCTATTGCAATCTTATCAATCTTAATTTCGGTTCTTTTTGATGCCCGCCTGGGCATTCTTGTCACATTGTTAGTCGCGCTTCTGTTGGGAATATTGAATCGTTTCAATTTTTCCATAACTTTGATAACCGCCATTGCCGGCTGCGTCGCCTGCTTCTCTGCCGGTGAAGTCAGGCGGCGAAGCGAATTTTATCGCATTATAATTACGCTGTCTCTCTCTTATGCTATCATAGCGGCGGTTGTGGAATCGTTGAAATTATCCCCTGCTGAGGATTTATGGACCAATGTCGGTTACGGTTTGGCAAATGGCCTCATCGCGCCCCTATTGACTATCGGAATCTTGCCGTTTTTTGAATCATTATTCGGATTTTCTACTAATATCACTCTTCTGGAATTGGCGGATTTGAATCAGCCTTTATTAAAGAGACTGGCCATGGAAGCGCCCGGCACGTATCATCATTCCATCATCGTCGGAAACCTGGGTGAAGCGGCCGCCAAAGACATCGGCGCCAATCCTCTTCTGGCCCGGGTCGGAGCCTATTATCATGATATCGGAAAAATGGACATACCCGAGTATTTTGTTGAAAACCAGCTGGGTATTAAGTCAAAACATGATTCGCTCAATCCGACAATGTCCGCCCTGGTTCTGGCTTCTCACGTCAAAAAAGGCCGATTATTTGGTGAAGAAGCCGGGCTGCCCGATGCCGTATTGAGTTTTATTGATGAACATCACGGGACAACTCAGATGTCTTATTTTTACAATAAGGCCAGGGAAATGGATTTGCCAATTGATTCGGATGATGATTTTCGTTACCCCGGCCCAAAACCTCAATCAAAGGAAACGGCGATTATTATGCTGGCTGATTCCACCGAAGCCGCCAGTCGTACTCTCGATAACCCCACCTCGGCTCGAATTAAAAACCTGATACAGAAACTGATCAATAACAAGTTTACTTCCGGCGAACTAACCCAATGTGAGTTGACATTAAAAGATTTAAATGATATCCGTGAAGCCTTTGTCAAAATACTCATCGGCGTTTTTCATCATCGAATCCCCTATCCAAAAAAAGAAGGAGAAGAAGTCGAATAA
- a CDS encoding PhoH family protein produces the protein MATVKSTIMREFELHDVDQRVLFGQNDIYSRLIESQFNVKIIARGEKATVEGKRNEVENVILLLNDMIVRMSAGHDLSERYLRYAIDMVKEEGHGPAESLNGAINNSTARIVDARTIGQKKYLEAIDKFDIVFSIGPAGTGKTFLAVAQAVAELKKKSVKRVILVRPAVEAGESLGFLPGDIKAKIDPYLRPVYDALHELMPAEKITKLIDLGIIEICPLAFMRGRTLNRSFVILDEAQNTTLGQMKMFLTRLGEGSKAIITGDITQIDLDKKTPSGLVKIRKILEGIKGIKFVYLTSKDVVRHRLVQEIINAYARYEDKGKRARGN, from the coding sequence GTGGCGACCGTTAAATCGACAATAATGAGAGAATTCGAGCTGCACGATGTTGACCAACGGGTGTTGTTCGGCCAAAATGACATATACAGTCGGTTAATCGAATCCCAATTCAATGTAAAAATTATCGCCCGAGGCGAGAAAGCTACAGTCGAGGGAAAACGTAATGAGGTCGAAAACGTCATTCTCCTCCTTAACGATATGATTGTACGAATGAGCGCCGGGCATGATCTTTCTGAACGTTATCTGCGTTACGCCATAGATATGGTCAAAGAAGAGGGTCACGGTCCGGCCGAATCTCTGAACGGAGCTATAAATAATTCTACGGCCCGCATTGTTGACGCTCGCACCATCGGCCAAAAAAAATATCTGGAAGCAATCGATAAATTTGATATTGTTTTCTCCATCGGCCCGGCCGGTACCGGAAAAACTTTTCTGGCCGTGGCCCAGGCGGTAGCCGAGTTAAAAAAGAAATCTGTCAAACGAGTTATTCTCGTGCGACCGGCGGTCGAAGCGGGCGAATCGCTGGGATTTCTGCCCGGTGATATCAAGGCCAAAATTGATCCTTATCTGCGACCGGTCTATGACGCCTTGCATGAACTAATGCCGGCCGAAAAAATCACCAAATTAATAGACCTTGGCATAATTGAAATCTGTCCCCTGGCGTTCATGCGGGGACGGACCCTTAACCGCTCGTTTGTCATTCTCGATGAAGCACAGAACACGACCCTCGGCCAAATGAAAATGTTTTTGACCCGACTCGGAGAAGGATCCAAAGCAATAATAACCGGTGATATTACTCAGATTGATCTCGATAAAAAAACTCCTTCGGGATTGGTAAAAATTCGTAAGATTCTCGAAGGCATTAAAGGAATAAAGTTCGTTTACCTGACCTCAAAAGATGTCGTCCGGCATCGATTGGTGCAGGAAATAATCAATGCGTACGCCCGTTATGAAGACAAGGGAAAACGGGCCAGGGGCAATTAA
- the aspS gene encoding aspartate--tRNA ligase, whose translation MAKYSEFKRTATCGELTQLHIGNKVILNGWVQEYRNLGGLLFIDLRDRYGITQVVFHPEHVSKDIMQKAASCRHEFVIAVKGVVNARPKGTVNPKMKTGEIEVECDEIEILSESETPPFEIADETNAREELRLEYRYLDLRRNPLQEKMRIRHEATMAVREYLSGQGFYEIETPLMMRSTPEGARDFVVPSRVQPGKFYALPQSPQLLKQILMISGYDKYFQLARCLRDEDLRADRQPEHTQIDMEMSFVTEDDVFANAEGMFTHLWKKVLNIDIKTPFPRYTYDEVMNRWGIDKPDLRFGMELFDLGDIVADCGFNVFTSTLKAGGRVKGITYNGGGSLSRKQVGELEKLAKEFGAGGLAYFLRAEGGDKSPIMKFVGEETAGRIFQKARAESGDAVFIIADRPIKTESILGQLRLHLGKQGNLIDKSRWEFLWVTKFPLFEYNEEENRFDAMHNIVSSPCEEDMDLIEQGFATDLSPSDINHPWRKVRAEQYDLVLNGSEIASGGIRIHRSELQKKILNILGMSDKRAERMFGFLLKALKYGAPPHGGLAPGLDRIVALMTGSDSIRDVIAFPKTTNASSLMDGAPDFIDEEQLRELGLKIVYKSEE comes from the coding sequence TTGGCCAAATATTCCGAATTCAAAAGAACCGCGACTTGCGGTGAATTAACTCAATTACACATCGGGAATAAGGTAATACTAAACGGATGGGTTCAGGAATATCGCAACCTGGGCGGACTTCTGTTTATAGATTTGCGCGACCGCTACGGCATTACTCAGGTCGTTTTCCACCCCGAGCATGTTTCCAAAGATATTATGCAAAAAGCCGCCTCCTGCCGGCATGAATTTGTAATCGCCGTCAAAGGCGTTGTCAACGCTCGTCCCAAAGGAACCGTCAATCCCAAAATGAAAACGGGTGAAATTGAAGTCGAATGCGACGAAATTGAAATACTATCCGAATCGGAAACGCCTCCCTTTGAAATTGCCGATGAGACCAATGCCCGGGAAGAACTGCGACTTGAATATCGCTATCTCGACTTGCGTCGTAATCCGCTTCAGGAAAAAATGCGAATTCGCCACGAGGCAACAATGGCGGTCAGGGAATATTTGTCCGGCCAGGGTTTTTATGAAATTGAGACCCCCCTTATGATGCGATCCACTCCGGAAGGAGCGCGCGACTTTGTCGTCCCCAGCCGCGTTCAGCCAGGGAAATTCTATGCTCTCCCCCAGTCGCCGCAGCTCTTAAAACAGATTTTAATGATCTCCGGATACGATAAATATTTTCAGCTGGCGCGGTGCCTGCGCGATGAAGATTTGAGGGCCGACCGCCAGCCGGAACATACCCAGATTGACATGGAAATGTCATTTGTTACCGAAGATGATGTATTCGCCAACGCTGAAGGCATGTTCACGCATCTTTGGAAAAAAGTACTAAATATTGATATAAAAACGCCTTTCCCCCGCTATACGTATGATGAAGTAATGAATCGTTGGGGCATTGACAAACCTGATTTACGCTTCGGCATGGAGCTATTCGATTTGGGCGATATTGTTGCCGATTGCGGCTTCAATGTGTTTACATCAACGCTCAAAGCGGGCGGTCGAGTAAAGGGGATAACTTATAATGGTGGCGGCTCATTATCACGCAAACAGGTCGGCGAACTGGAAAAACTGGCTAAAGAATTCGGCGCTGGGGGCCTGGCATATTTTCTCCGTGCCGAGGGAGGCGACAAAAGCCCTATCATGAAATTTGTAGGCGAAGAGACAGCCGGAAGAATTTTCCAAAAAGCCAGGGCGGAATCGGGCGACGCCGTTTTTATCATCGCCGATAGGCCTATTAAAACCGAATCAATACTGGGACAATTGCGATTGCATTTGGGTAAACAAGGCAACTTAATCGATAAATCTCGTTGGGAATTTTTATGGGTCACAAAATTCCCACTCTTTGAATACAATGAAGAAGAAAACAGATTCGACGCCATGCATAATATTGTTTCAAGCCCCTGCGAAGAAGATATGGATCTGATCGAGCAGGGTTTTGCCACCGATTTATCTCCGTCCGATATCAATCATCCCTGGCGGAAAGTACGAGCCGAACAATACGATCTGGTATTAAACGGAAGCGAGATTGCATCGGGAGGTATTCGAATTCATCGCAGCGAATTGCAGAAGAAAATACTGAATATCCTGGGGATGTCTGATAAACGGGCTGAAAGAATGTTCGGTTTTTTGTTAAAAGCCCTCAAATACGGCGCACCACCTCACGGCGGACTGGCTCCCGGTTTGGATCGGATCGTCGCTCTCATGACCGGATCCGATTCGATCCGCGATGTAATTGCGTTTCCCAAAACAACCAATGCGTCGTCTTTAATGGATGGAGCCCCGGATTTCATAGATGAAGAACAGTTGCGCGAACTGGGTCTGAAAATCGTATATAAATCAGAGGAATGA
- a CDS encoding PTS sugar transporter subunit IIA — protein MGFNISRHMNAELIKLHLSTELPEIAENGSRKKWIVSAKEALLTELINVLDPADKIGNKKKLFLDFINREKKASTGIGSGFAVPHIRSMQAKEFMIGYGRSLEGYEYDAIDGLPVNHFFIMAAPPYDDALYLKVFKSLSEMIMFDSLSERLMAAKEPYDVIKAIRDLE, from the coding sequence ATGGGATTTAACATATCGCGACATATGAATGCGGAGCTGATAAAGCTACACCTGTCCACCGAATTACCGGAGATAGCCGAAAACGGCAGTCGAAAAAAGTGGATCGTGTCGGCCAAGGAAGCTCTTTTGACCGAGTTGATTAACGTCCTTGATCCGGCTGATAAAATTGGAAACAAGAAAAAGCTGTTTCTTGATTTTATTAATCGCGAAAAGAAAGCTTCCACGGGAATCGGAAGCGGCTTTGCCGTGCCGCATATTCGCTCGATGCAAGCCAAAGAATTTATGATTGGGTACGGCCGCAGTCTTGAGGGATATGAATATGACGCCATTGACGGGTTGCCCGTTAATCATTTTTTTATTATGGCCGCCCCGCCATATGATGACGCTCTATACTTAAAAGTATTTAAATCTTTATCTGAAATGATAATGTTTGACAGCCTCAGCGAAAGACTGATGGCCGCCAAAGAACCGTATGATGTGATAAAAGCAATTCGTGATTTGGAGTAA
- a CDS encoding bifunctional UDP-3-O-[3-hydroxymyristoyl] N-acetylglucosamine deacetylase/3-hydroxyacyl-ACP dehydratase has product MYTKKRSITREISFEGVGLHTGENCRITFKPAKPDHGIKFIRADIPDSEPIPADIDHVIDIARGTTIGIGEAKVHTVEHVLAALTGLGIDNILIELSGPEPPVGDGSAMPFVELLQKAGFHDFEEDKEYLEIDTPMSYSEPGRKVDIVVTPSTDFRLTFMIDYANPALGTQYTSLVNLEEEFAAEFASARTFCFLSEAEELRRQGLVKGGSIDNAIVIYDLNGGQIEVDRIREALDLKDKIFVGKTGIINDIPLRYDNEPVRHKALDLIGDLTLIGVPIKGHILAARSGHKANVELVKKLRSLYQKKQIASRFQTKKSKAFMDINGILKIMPHRYPFLLIDRIIDLEPEKRVVAMKNVTINEPFFIGHFPEHPIMPGVLIVEAMAQAGGLLLLNAIEKPETKIVYFMSMDDVKFRKPVEPGDQLRFEIEMVSLRRGTCRMEGKTFVDDKLVTEAKFMAAIIDR; this is encoded by the coding sequence ATGTACACAAAAAAGAGAAGTATAACACGCGAAATTAGCTTTGAAGGAGTCGGCCTGCACACCGGCGAAAATTGCCGCATAACGTTTAAACCGGCCAAGCCTGATCATGGAATAAAATTCATTCGGGCTGATATACCGGATTCCGAACCGATTCCGGCGGATATTGACCATGTCATTGATATCGCCCGGGGCACGACGATCGGAATTGGCGAAGCCAAGGTGCACACAGTCGAACATGTTCTGGCGGCCCTGACCGGTCTCGGAATCGACAACATCCTCATTGAGTTGTCCGGCCCCGAACCACCGGTCGGTGACGGTTCGGCGATGCCATTTGTCGAATTGTTGCAAAAAGCCGGATTTCATGATTTTGAGGAAGATAAAGAGTATCTCGAAATTGACACGCCGATGTCGTATTCGGAGCCGGGCCGGAAAGTTGATATTGTCGTGACGCCATCGACCGATTTTCGCCTGACTTTTATGATTGATTATGCCAATCCGGCCCTGGGGACGCAATATACTTCGCTTGTCAATCTCGAAGAAGAATTCGCAGCCGAGTTTGCCTCCGCCCGAACTTTTTGTTTTCTTTCGGAAGCGGAGGAGCTCAGGAGACAGGGGCTTGTAAAGGGCGGCAGCATCGATAATGCCATTGTCATTTATGATTTGAATGGCGGCCAGATAGAGGTTGATCGTATTCGCGAAGCGCTCGATTTGAAAGATAAAATTTTTGTAGGCAAAACCGGCATAATAAACGATATCCCTCTGCGATATGATAACGAACCGGTCCGGCACAAGGCTCTCGATTTGATCGGTGATTTGACATTGATCGGCGTGCCTATCAAGGGCCATATCCTGGCGGCCCGGTCGGGACATAAAGCCAATGTTGAACTGGTCAAAAAGCTGCGCTCGCTCTACCAGAAAAAGCAAATTGCCAGCCGGTTCCAGACCAAAAAATCAAAGGCCTTTATGGATATCAACGGCATATTAAAAATTATGCCGCATCGTTATCCGTTTTTACTTATTGATAGAATTATTGACCTGGAACCTGAAAAGCGGGTCGTGGCAATGAAAAATGTGACGATCAATGAACCGTTTTTCATTGGTCATTTTCCCGAACATCCGATTATGCCCGGCGTTTTGATAGTCGAAGCGATGGCTCAGGCCGGTGGATTACTGTTGCTAAACGCCATTGAAAAACCGGAAACCAAAATTGTCTATTTTATGTCGATGGATGATGTCAAATTCCGCAAGCCGGTGGAGCCGGGCGATCAGCTTCGGTTTGAAATTGAAATGGTCTCACTGCGGAGGGGAACCTGCCGTATGGAAGGCAAAACATTCGTTGATGATAAACTTGTAACCGAAGCCAAATTTATGGCGGCAATAATTGACCGATGA